The DNA sequence CCGTGCGGGACCCGGAGACGGCCCGCAAGCTCATGCCGACGGACTTCTACGCCAAGCGGCCGATCTGCAACACCGGTTACTACGAGACCTACAACCGCGACAACGTCACCCTGGTGTCCACCAAGGAGACCCCGATAGCGAGGATCACACCGACCGGTGTGGTCACCGAGGACGGAACGGAGCACGAACTGGACGTCCTGGTCTTCGCCACCGGCTTCGACGCCATGGAGGGCGGCTACCACCAAATGGACATACGAGGGCGCGACGGCGTGCGGCTGGGGGAGCACTGGGGCGACGCTCCGAGCAGCTACCTCGGCATCGCCATGAACGGATTCCCCAACCTCTTCATGGTCTTCGGACCCAACAGCGTCTTCTGCAACCTGCCGCCCGGACTGGAGACCCAGGTCGAGTGGATCGCGCGGCTGGTCGGCGCGGCGGAGGAGCGCGGGATCACCCGCATAGAGGCGACCGCCGCCGCCGAGGAGGGCTGGACCACACAGTGCCGGGAGATGGCGGAGCACAGCCTGTTCGCCCAGACCGAGTCCTGGATCTTCGGCACGAACATTCCCGGCCGCAAGCGGCGCACGCTGTTCTTCTTCGGCGGCCTCGGCGCCTACCGGCAGCGGCTGAGCGAGATCGTCGCCGCCGGCTACGAGGGCTTCACCCTCGACGGCCGGACGGCGCCCGTGGCGGTCTGAGCCAGGGCACGGCGCGGCCGGCGGAACTCGCGCTCCGTCGGCCGCGCCGGCTCGATCGAATTACCTCCGACGCGCATTCCGTATGAGTCAACGCAGCTGTTGTCCAGGGCTTTTGGCCGTCGATATTTTGGGCGTCATGAGTGAGACGATAATTCGCCCGAGTGGCCATCTCGTAACTCTGGTCAATGTCTTCGATGTGGATCCGGTGAAACAGGAAGAACTCGTCACCGTACTCAACGAGGGACTTGAGAAGGTCTTCCGCCACCGGCCCGGATTCGTGTCCGCGCACATCCTCGCCTCCAAGGACGGCAGCCGCGTCGTGAACTACGTCCAGTGGCGCAGCGCGCAGGACATCCAGAACACCCTCGCCGACCCCGCCGCGCAGGAGTACGCGCGGCGCACGGGCGCGCTCGGAAAGCCCGCGCCCGCCGTGTACTCGGTGGTCGCGGCGGTCACCGCCGCCTGACCCGTCCCACGCCCGCCCCGGGCAGAAGGGTGACAGCCGCCATGAGCAAGGCTGCACAGACCGCCGTCGTGATAGCCGGCGCGGGCATCGGAGGCCTCACGGCCGCGCTCGCCCTGCACGCACGAGGGCTCCCCGCCACCGTCCTGGAGGCCGCCGCGGAGATCCGGCCGCTCGGTGTCGGTATCAATATCCAGCCCGCGGCGGTCGCCGAGCTGATCGGACTCGGTCTCGGCGACGCTCTGGCGGCCACGGGGATACCCACCCGCGAGCACCGGTACCTGAACCACCGCGGGGCCACCCTGTGGACCGAACCGCGAGGTGCGGCGGCAGGTCATCCGGCGCCGCAGTACTCCCTCCACCGGGGCGAGTTGCAGATGCTGCTGCTCGAAGCGGTGAAGGAGCGGCTCGGGGCCCGGGCGATCCGCACCGCGACCGAGGTGCGCGGATTCCACCAGGCCGGAGACCGGGTGTTCGTGCACACGACCACGCCGTCCGGCGAGGCGGAGGTGACCGAGGCGGACGTGCTGATCGGCGCGGACGGACTGCGATCGGCGGTACGGTCCCAACTGCACCCGGACGAACCGCCCCTGCGCACGACGGCGGTGCGGATGTGGCGGGGGCTGACCGAGCTGCCCGCGTTCATCGACGGGCGGACGATGATCATCGCTGCCGACGACCGGGCCAGCCGGTTCGTCGCCTACCCGTGCTCCAGGCGGCACGCCGAGCGCGGCACCGTCCTGCTCAACTGGGTCTGCCTGGCCGTTGCCGAGGGCGGCGGCCCGGGCTCCGGTGTCGAACCGGGCCGACTGGAGGACCTGCTGCCGCACTTCGCGGACTGGGAGTTCGACTGGCTCGACATCCGCGGGACGCTCGCGGCCAGCCCCGAGATCCTGCACTACCCGATGGTCGACCGCGACCCGCTGCCCACCTGGGGCGACTCGCGGGTCACCGTCCTCGGTGACGCGGCCCATCCGATGTATCCCATCGGCGCGAACGGCGCGAGCCAGGCCGTCCTCGACGGTGTCGCGGTGGCGGCCGAGCTGTCCGGGGGCGGTGATCCCGCCGCCGCGCTCCACCGGTACGAGGCGGCCCGCCGGCCCGCCACGACCGCGATCGTGGAGGCCAACCGCGCGATGGACCGTTCCGAACGCGCCCTCGCCGCACGCCTGGACGGCGATGTCTCCACCGAACTCCGCACCATCACCGATGACTACCGCGCGGCCGTCGAACGGCCGTGACCGACGCCGGGCCCGCTCACCCGGGCAGGCCCTCCGTCCCAGCGCCTGCTTCTTTCGTTCCGAACGAGAAGGGTACGCACTCCGTGTCCAGCACGAGCGCCACCACACTCGGCTCACAACTCGCCGAGGTATTCACCGACTCCCGCGGCGTGCCCGTCGAACGTGCCCCCCTGGGCACGCGCCTCAAGTACGCCCTCGTCATCCGCCGCATCGAGTTCCTCCCGATCCACCTGGTCATCGGCCTCGTGCCGACCGTGCTGGGAGCCCGTACCTGGGGTGAACTCGCCTCGGTGAACGCGATCGTCGCCTTCCTGTTCTGCGTCACCCACATGCAGGTCGCGGACATGCTGAACGCCCTGGCCGACCGCCGGCTGGACGCCACGTACAAGGCCCGCCAGCCCCAGGCCGTCTACGGCCTGGGCGTACGCAAGGTCATCGTCCACATCGCGGTCACGACAGCCCTCTACCTCGGCGCGTCGGTCTTCCTCGCCGTCCGCACCGGCCACTGGGACCTGGTGGTGATCGCGTTCGCCGGCTGGCTGACGGGCGTCCAGTACTCGCTGCCCCCGCTGCATCTCAAGAGCGCCGGAATCCGGCAGCTGCCCACCCTGCAGTTCGGTTGCGTCTTCATCCCCGGCATCTTCGCCCTGCGGTCCTTCGAGCACGGCCTGGAGTGGGGCAGCGTCGTGATCATCATCGGCCTGTCGCTGGCGCTGACGGGCACGTTCGTCACCAACCACGCCGAGGACTACCTGGAGGACCGGCAGTTCGGCATCCGCACCTACGTCCTCGCCCTGGGGATCCGCCGGGCGATGCTGGTGCAGTCGACGATGCTCGCCATCGGCGCGCTCCTCGTCCTCGGCGCGGCCTGGTTCGCGTCCGGCTTCACCTGGGGGCTGGTCCTCTACGCCGTTGTCTGGGTGGTCACCCAGCGCTTCATGTGGACGGTCACCCGGGGCACCCGCGGCTCGTTCGACGAAGCGCTCGCCACCGTGCGCAAGCACGCGCTGTCGCTGCCGTACCACGGTGTGGCGATGGGCTTCACGAACGTGGCCCTGGCCCTCTTCGTCCTCGGGGGGCGCTGAGACCGTGGCCGGTGGACCGGCGCCGGCGGTGACCCCGCCGGCCCGGCCCCCGGCCCCCGGCGACCGGGGAACGTCATGCGAGCATTTCCGGCGATTCCATGGATCTGTTGTCCGCCGCTATCCGGTCATGGATTCTCGACGGAGAAATTCGACGCAGGGAAAAAGGAGTTGAGTGCGTTGACTTTGCCGACCTCGGCACAGGGCGCGCCGGGCAACTCGAAAAGCCGGGAGTTCGGCATCGGATGCGCCCACGGGAAAGTGATTCTGCTGGGGGAGCACGCCGTCGTCTACGGGGCCCCGGCGCTGGCCCTTCCGGTCGCGGAGCTGACGGTCACGGCGAGCGCCGCGCGGTCCTCGCACCCCTCCGCCGTCGCCGGGGACGTCACCTTCACCGTGGCGGGGGCATCCGGACCGGTGGTGCTGGAGGGCGCCGACGGACTCCGGAGCCTGGTGGCGGAATTCGAGCGAGCGGCGGGTGTCACCGGCCGTCCGCATCTGGACGTGATCATCGACTGTGTGATCCCGGCCGGCCGGGGGCTCGGCTCCAGCGCCGCGTGCGCGCGGGCCGTGGTCCTCGCGCTCGCCGACCTCTTCGGCGTCGAACTCGACGCCGGAACCGTGTTCGACCTCGTGCAGGTCGCCGAGAACGTCGCGCACGGCCGGGCGAGCGGCATCGACACCCTCGCCACCGCTTCGCCGTATCCCGTGCTGCTGTCCGGTGGCGTCGCCCGCGAACCGCGGATCGGGTTCGACGGCCGGATCGTCGTCGCGGACAGCGGGGTCGCCGGCCGGACCAAGGACGCCGTCGAACTGCTGAGGCGTGGCTTCGAGAGCGACCCGGCGGCGGGGGAGGAATTCGTCACCGCGGCCACGGAGCTGACACGCGGGGCCGTGCGCGACCTCGCCGACGGTCGGGCCGCGGCCTTCGGGAGACGGCTGACCGCCTGTCACGAGCTGCTCGCCGGAGCGGGACTCAGCACCGACCGCATCGACGCGCTGGTCCGGGCGGCAC is a window from the Streptomyces sp. MMBL 11-1 genome containing:
- a CDS encoding antibiotic biosynthesis monooxygenase family protein produces the protein MSETIIRPSGHLVTLVNVFDVDPVKQEELVTVLNEGLEKVFRHRPGFVSAHILASKDGSRVVNYVQWRSAQDIQNTLADPAAQEYARRTGALGKPAPAVYSVVAAVTAA
- a CDS encoding FAD-dependent monooxygenase, with the translated sequence MSKAAQTAVVIAGAGIGGLTAALALHARGLPATVLEAAAEIRPLGVGINIQPAAVAELIGLGLGDALAATGIPTREHRYLNHRGATLWTEPRGAAAGHPAPQYSLHRGELQMLLLEAVKERLGARAIRTATEVRGFHQAGDRVFVHTTTPSGEAEVTEADVLIGADGLRSAVRSQLHPDEPPLRTTAVRMWRGLTELPAFIDGRTMIIAADDRASRFVAYPCSRRHAERGTVLLNWVCLAVAEGGGPGSGVEPGRLEDLLPHFADWEFDWLDIRGTLAASPEILHYPMVDRDPLPTWGDSRVTVLGDAAHPMYPIGANGASQAVLDGVAVAAELSGGGDPAAALHRYEAARRPATTAIVEANRAMDRSERALAARLDGDVSTELRTITDDYRAAVERP
- a CDS encoding UbiA family prenyltransferase — translated: MSSTSATTLGSQLAEVFTDSRGVPVERAPLGTRLKYALVIRRIEFLPIHLVIGLVPTVLGARTWGELASVNAIVAFLFCVTHMQVADMLNALADRRLDATYKARQPQAVYGLGVRKVIVHIAVTTALYLGASVFLAVRTGHWDLVVIAFAGWLTGVQYSLPPLHLKSAGIRQLPTLQFGCVFIPGIFALRSFEHGLEWGSVVIIIGLSLALTGTFVTNHAEDYLEDRQFGIRTYVLALGIRRAMLVQSTMLAIGALLVLGAAWFASGFTWGLVLYAVVWVVTQRFMWTVTRGTRGSFDEALATVRKHALSLPYHGVAMGFTNVALALFVLGGR
- the mvk gene encoding mevalonate kinase, whose amino-acid sequence is MTLPTSAQGAPGNSKSREFGIGCAHGKVILLGEHAVVYGAPALALPVAELTVTASAARSSHPSAVAGDVTFTVAGASGPVVLEGADGLRSLVAEFERAAGVTGRPHLDVIIDCVIPAGRGLGSSAACARAVVLALADLFGVELDAGTVFDLVQVAENVAHGRASGIDTLATASPYPVLLSGGVAREPRIGFDGRIVVADSGVAGRTKDAVELLRRGFESDPAAGEEFVTAATELTRGAVRDLADGRAAAFGRRLTACHELLAGAGLSTDRIDALVRAALAADAFGAKISGGGLGGCVIASAEGPEHAQRVERRMRAAGAVQTWVVPIERYTGHAR